In Melanotaenia boesemani isolate fMelBoe1 chromosome 1, fMelBoe1.pri, whole genome shotgun sequence, the genomic window TTTAGTAAGTGGTGCATGTAAGGATATATGAATTACAAACTACCCACAATTATAGATGTTATCATATTAGTTGTATACGTTATCTTAGAAAAATTGCAGAACAGCACATACCTAACTCGAGATGGAACACCATATTGGCTAACGGCAGATAAGAAGCTGTCAAGAACAGTCGAAGCTCTATTGTTTGTGGCACCACCAAGGTAAACTATTAGCCTGGAGAATACATCCACTCCACCATGGACAACTATCCTccatctgttaaaaaaagacataatatATGAATAGGGCTAATATTTTGCACACAAAAATAGCCCCATGtccaaaaacaacatgaaaaagagCCCATGATGCATATGTCCCCATGTCCACTTTGTGTAGACCTCACTCACAATAAAACTTCATAGAATTTATAGAATCCAACCctccattttctgtaccgcttagtccaatgcTGGACTTTTATCATATGAGACGTTAGGACAACTGGTCTGTAGTTCtctggttcagatggttggGATTTTTCAGGTACTGGGACAAGGCAGGATattttccacagcacaggaacTATTTACTGattcaggctggtgttgaaaaggTTCTTAAGAATCCACCATAGTAGTTCTAAGCAGGCTTTCTGAGCCCTCGGACTGACACCATCTCTGCCTGCATCCTGGAgacatctcaggagacagaccagcTAGAGATGGAGGCGGTCTCAGTAGATGGTAGGGGGATGAGTTTGTGTTaaggtccatgactgagctgcagggtgagaTAATGGTGTGACTGGAAAGTCTGTGATCTTCTTCATAACTTCTTCATGAGGAGTGGTTTTCAGTTGCCTGCAGATTTtttccatttaccatttaaaaggATCCTCTGGTCATTCAACAGAGGCTTAGAGAGAACTGCAGTCCTAACAATTGAACATACAATTTTGTAGGCCACCATGTTACTACATTATAATACACCATTCAGTACCAAAATCAGAGGTAAAAATTTTTTACCTTATTAGCTTGTGATTCCCATCTATATGCCACAGACTGTTGGGAGCAGGAACATTGTACTGACGCCGCCTTGCAGTCTGGATGGTTAATCGTCGCATCAAGATCGCTTCTGGATCAACTCTCCGCATTGATGCCCTTAATCGATGCCCTGTTAGATTTTGCAATTGCAGACAATACTACTGAGGTAAGATGCAACATGTActgtgttataaaaaaaaagtgtaaaggCTACTAGTGTATATAACTTCTTAAACTGACAGCAGCAACAGGTACAATTTGTAGAGATATATACATAAACTGACAAACTAATTTCCTATTTATTTTGGTTAGCTGAGATTTACTATATAAAATTCATTCTTACTTTGAATGTGTATGCCCCTGGATCGGACATGTCCTAGCATGATTTTGTAGCCAGCGTTTGGATGAGCACGCTGGATGCCCATCACCAAAGCATCCAAATCATCATTTGTAATTGGAGAGTATAAGTCTGACCTCCTGTTAGAAATAAATTACTAttagaaatacataaaatatatatcaaCCATTACAAGCAACAACAAATGTTAGCTAAATTTTACTGGAACTTAAAACAAGCAAGtgttctgctttcttttttacttccatTTCATTATGTTGTCAGACTCACTTCATCCCTAATTTTGATCTCACTTCTCTGATCAATAGtcttataaaagtaaaaacaattatCAATTTTCAATATATAGTTTtagtaataaataattttaatttattatagtaaataaataaatattagtttAAGTTTTAGACAGAATAAATGGGAAATGCTGCAGGTGCTGAGAAAATTACAATGCCAACACTGCACTCAGCTTCCCATTCCTCACCTTCTTCTGTCATTCTCCCAGCAGGGTGAATTTACACACCACGCTTTCTCCCCATCTCCACCTAATCCTACTGCTGAAGAAGTCCTTACTAGATCTCCAGAAGTTATAATTGTAAAGCAAGACACTTTGTTCAGTATTTTAGACTGATCTCAATAGGCAGTTTCTGAAAGCAGCTGTAACAGTTGTTTTAGTATTACGAAGGAAAATATATTAGACTTTAAGTTTTCTTGTTTCTTACCGTAACCCCTCTTCAGACAGTCTCCTCTGTATTGTGCTGGATGACACACCAAACCGATGAGCAATTTCATGGGTTGACAAACCGGCCATCGCAAATGTAGTGAGCACAGAAATTGGTATATCCAAAGGCGGGCGCCCCGCTCCCGCGCTTGGTGTTTGGACTTCTTGTACACTTACTCGGTGCTCAATTTCTCTTAATCTATCTATTAGTTCTTCATCGATGTCAATGTCTTGAAGTGCACTTATACGGCCCAGTGTCTCGACAAAGTTCTCAATCGCGGCCAAAACACAATCTGATGACAAAGCACGCTCCTCAATATCGTCAGCAAAGGACAGCATATTGTCTCTCAGTTCTCTAAAGTAATCCATATTGTCCGCTTACACAGCCGTCCTGACCTCTGAACCCAGTTGATTCAGGACCTGACAGTTGATTGGACCAGATGGGGCTCTACTCTGATTGGTGAATACGGTTGGAGGACTCTGACTCCAGGTGGCGGATCAGAAATCACTTTCCACAAGTAGGCACTCTGACCACACCAGCGTCACTCAACAAACTCTGCCCATGTGCCCCGCCCCTTCATTTGAATATAAGGAtccgaaataaaacagaagcacgaaataggcgcagcacaatgtggtgctgcactatatgttgctcccaaaaattactccaaaataaaagtgtcctatatatatatatatatatatatatatatatataaataaatatatatatataaataaatatatataaataaataaatatatatatatatatatttatttattcatttatatatatatatatatatatatatatatatatattcaataatttagttatttttctatttatttaattttgaataaaacggctttccataGAATGCGACATCTAGTGTATATGATTTTATACGACACATACCTTAACTCACAATCCCTCCTCTTTGTAGCTAAATGCTTCCATCTAGTGGCGCTTAGCTGCCATTGCCGCTACGGTCGCATGGCGCACAATTggacagggaaaaaaataacttaTGGTATCGTCAACTTCGTCATTATCAGCAGCCCACCGCCCGACAATTAAGGTTCAAACTGCAATTTCTGTCATGGTTGAGATGCACCATATCAGGAGATGAAAACGGTGATGGTCAAATAAGCGGGCACGAGGCGTTAGGCTACATGGCGCTGACGTTGGGGCATCATACTTCCTGTTGATGACGTTGCTGGCCGCTCCTTGGTTTATTGTAGGTTTATACAATCGGCAGCGCGGGAACAGTTCGCAGCGTGTTGGTTTAGTTAGAAACATGGATCCTTCAGAAGTCGAGTTCCTTGCCGAGAAAGAGTTAGTGAAGATAATACCAAATTTCAGCCTGGATAAAATCTATTTGATTGGGGTAAGTGTTTGTTAAACACTTGGATCTATACTCGGAAACAATAACGTAGACCTCACTAACAAAGAGGTTTGCATATCTCATATCGTACATTTATATGTGGATTAGTTGACTGAAGCCCGCATGCGATGCAGAAGCTTTCATACTAGATTAATAAATGTGTGTCTATGCTTGTGTTTGagctgaaatgtttgtttctgtcctcAGGGAGACTTGGGTCCCTTCAACCCTGGACTGCCTATTGACGTTCCGGTGTGGCTGGCTCTAAACttaaaacagagacagaaatgtaGAATAGTTCCCCCTGAGTGGATGGATATCGGTAATGTTTATTCGTGTTCtgactgattttatttaatgtgtctGAAATAATCCAACTCTGTATTAaattgttaatttatttcagtggaGATTTAGGTCCTTTGCCGAAAGTGCTCTATTATTAGTTAAGGTCCTGTGTGGAAATTCCAGTTACATTGCCCACATATTTTTGCAGCAAATTATTTAGTGTTCAAGTAAAAGTGCTGCTTTGGTTCCTAAATATATCTCCAAAAAATCACTCAATGTTATGAATGCTGAAGAACATCTGtgtaagcagcttttaaatattttgtcatttagATTTAGTGCTGGTTTgaattgttttatataaattttactgtacaaaaacaacccaaattaaaaaaataaaaaaaaaatcagacacttaaatataaatttaaaacagaatgcaatgattggcaaatctcataaacccatattttatttccaatgaAACATAGACAACATACAAGAAGTTGAAAcgcagacattttaccatttcatggcaaatattagctaatttttttatttgatggcagccacacatctttaaaaacaagctgcaacaggtgcaacaaaaagctggaaaagtaatgTTTACATATCAAAAACAACTGAAGGAACATTTGAAAACTAACTGGGCTGGTGCGACAGTGGCTCAGGTGCTCCCCCAGTCTTCTATCCTcatgtccttgggcaagacacttcaccctccttgcctccagtgttggcatcgcagGTGAATGAATGTGTATGGATGTTTCGCTGGTCGGAGAGGACGGTGGTGCGCATTGACTGCCACGTTTTTAGTCTGCCCCCAGCTTAACATCCCCCAAGTATGCATGAGGAGCGGATGAATAATGGAGCGGTTTGAATGCCGTCAACAATAAAGCGCAATATAAATCTCACCCACTATTATtataactggcaacaggtcagtaacatgactggatataaaaggagaatttcagagaggcagagcctctctgATGTAAAGATGGTCACCAGTGATTCACCAATCTTCAAGTAAATTCATTTAAGAATTGAGTCATTTCAGAATAATGTTCCTCagtgtaaaattgtgaagactttgaagatcccatcATCCATAGTGTATAATGTCAAAAGATTCAGCAAATcgggaggaatctctgtgtttGTACTATAAATATACAGATAATATACCAGATAAGTCTGACTGCTTTACAGATTATCAGTCGAGAGgaaataatcaaaaataaacttctggttttgatgacatttttgttgattaaattgaattttgttatatttcttcCTGCTTTTATTATCTGCTGAAATGGGAAAAAATGAGTAAGATTACTATCAAGTAAAGGAGATAGTAATTCACAATCATCTGAGTATGACCCTGACTACAAGATGCTTTTCAAGATGCTTACAGATGTCTTACTTTAAATAAGAGATGATTTATGGTAAAAATAGTATTAAAGATGGCTATtcatttaaacttatttaagcAATTCCTTAATATTAGCTGCTGAAACAGGTAACTTCTGTCAGAAAAGTTTTAATATtgctattgtttttattctctttatgCAGAGAAACTGGAGGAGATGAGAGAGCTTGAGAGACAAGAGGATACCTTTACATCTGTTCCCAGTCCTTATTACATGGAGCTGACCAAGCTGTTACTGAACCAGTGAgtcagaaaaatagaaatatggcATTCTATTCTACACTTCGTGCTCGTGGTGCCCTACTTTATGTGACTATTTATGTTTGTAGTGCGTCTGACAACATTCCTAAAGCAGATGAGATCCGCACGCTGGTCAAGGACATCTGGGACACTCGGATCGCCAAACTCCGCCTGTCTGCTGACAGTTTCATCAGTCAGCAGGAGGCTCATGCCAAGGTAAGCTGGATCACAGAGAATCATAATCTGTCCTCATAGGTTAGGATAATTTGCTGACAATGTTAATAAACTTGGGTATTTTTATGCTCATGTATGGCCTTATGAATCCCGATGACCTGCTTACAGCCAAGCGTCACATTGTCAGATTGTTATGTCTTCTTGACTTGGTTTTGAAAGCTGAGCTTGGCCCCTGTCTCATTCTGCAGCTGGACAACCTTACTCTGATGGAGATCAACACCATACGAGCGTTCCTTCTCGATTCTCTCAACTGCATGTACAAACTGCGCTCCAATCTGCAGCCTGGCTCCAGTAAGGGGCAGTTCATGGATTACTGATCCCAAACATCATGGCCTGTTGAACTGATTGGGACCTAGCCTGAAGAAAGCCTTGGGTCAGTCATACTATGGTTTCTGCTTGCCAGTCAAGCCTTGTATTACTGGAAAGACTATGTATCTGCAATTTGTGATAAGTGCatatttaattgaattgaaatggtatttttttaagtacatgACTAAAtaattgtgtgcatgtgtatgtattAATATATCTGGTGTGTATTTtccttacatttttaatgtctaattgtatgtatcttttttttgttgtttgttcatgtataaacttagcacaaagaaatgaggaaatgtgt contains:
- the gins2 gene encoding DNA replication complex GINS protein PSF2; its protein translation is MDPSEVEFLAEKELVKIIPNFSLDKIYLIGGDLGPFNPGLPIDVPVWLALNLKQRQKCRIVPPEWMDIEKLEEMRELERQEDTFTSVPSPYYMELTKLLLNHASDNIPKADEIRTLVKDIWDTRIAKLRLSADSFISQQEAHAKLDNLTLMEINTIRAFLLDSLNCMYKLRSNLQPGSSKGQFMDY